Proteins encoded together in one Dermacentor variabilis isolate Ectoservices chromosome 2, ASM5094787v1, whole genome shotgun sequence window:
- the LOC142570643 gene encoding neprilysin-2-like, with product MTSNSLPPQTAAPDEVGSPLTHPPGRPEALSVGEAPAEDLAQPLAGERPAITLAMPRENEAATKASSLTRGRRPRRRRRHASSVSSTSSSSGRSREPRRVSAATARSDISTRDTPHDLPLLPPSDTTARDARRYSAPDGRASHLHTERTAVPRVSIELKPAAPVSTQSSLKQWQQPSDAPAPKRASIIKCTATRSSSANPVVADNLSKSGGLAPSYFGSEDALPRRSSMARRRSLDRWFARKMEDQAQAFATSRERAFSGNWRSTSDSAASRAATVAQQTLKGLQRWSSYRHPPASSEESAVPPTSREQPNDVSRMLRILSFVALFILAAVVIIILLLPQSRQTNGDKKAVCSTADCIYHAHVLGLNRSRRATPCEDFGRFVCSGWDNKYRDIAFTVQMDAIMDWIARLTQSSRRANWTANVSGRPLNMMRECLRSINSKDDVRELVSFVSGRTFSWPTRDWHETGPVKPWYPLRALLELAVLWGLPLWFRVDLVPSYLEHRRSLVVISPSPFPAAFHYLHSRFLRYADVYPLYVQDFIDIILSHRPAAPAFEAFIRASAEMQGHVFGNMTAATEVVHFTPRILTVETLQSLVKNVSAEDWIIAFRSVDTTPLHNDSLILAASESILTAMDTLFGVYTARDIWFHTVWWFAQAIGIVAVKTLFSDLKVHPLGKALQSIVCAMHVDGSYSALLAANFKSHLSTTEQQTIRQLFDNIHAVAVEKVRSSTLLTSSTKSALATMLENTQNMVWPQHDFESKGALESFYGSAYAKADSFLGEWLWSRKQMQRVGVSAVHTEARTVHRLSLRYLGWYDVALNIISIAPAALAPPFYYAAGTSAMLYGGIGYIFAAQTLSALNTMFYLLKGDEILLPTDVTSRRALWSTFSCSSNNDTYLLFPDLPAVDVAYSAYLQYRDQSSDLPLQGFKRYSAEQLFFINYCHAGCYIDNKGAHVNPLCTAVLGKFAPFAMAFSCPPGSAMNSGDRCSYF from the exons ATGACCTCAAACTCACTGCCGCCGCAGACGGCCGCTCCAGATGAGGTTGGGTCGCCCCTGACGCACCCACCAGGACGGCCAGAAGCTTTGTCGGTTGGTGAAGCGCCAGCTGAGGACTTGGCTCAACCGCTGGCCGGCGAGCGACCCGCCATCACCCTCGCGATGCCCCGAGAAAACGAAGCCGCCACAAAGGCTTCGTCTCTGACGCGTGGTCGGCGCCCGAGACGTCGCAGGCGGCACGCGTCTTCGGTGTcttccacctcctcctcctctggcCGCTCAAGGGAACCGCGGCGGGTCTCGGCGGCCACAGCACGCAGCGACATCAGCACGAGGGACACCCCGCACGacttgccgctgctgccaccgAGTGACACGACTGCGAGAGACGCGCGACGATATTCGGCACCAGACGGCCGCGCTTCACATCTGCATACGGAGCGCACCGCTGTGCCTCGGGTGTCGATCGAGCTGAAACCTGCAGCGCCTGTCTCCACTCAGTCGTCCCTAAAGCAATGGCAGCAG CCCTCCGATGCACCTGCACCTAAGCGAGCCTCCATCATTAAGTGCACCGCTACCCGATCGTCGAGCGCCAACCCGGTAGTGGCGGACAATCTTTCGAAATCCGGCGGCCTGGCGCCCTCGTATTTTGGGTCGGAGGACGCGCTGCCACGCAGGTCGTCCATGGCCCGGCGACGTTCGCTGGACAGGTGGTTTGCGAGGAAGATGGAAGACCAAGCACAAG CCTTCGCCACTTCGCGCGAGAGGGCCTTCTCGGGCAACTGGCGGAGCACGAGCGATAGTGCAGCGTCGAGGGCCGCCACAGTGGCGCAGCAAACCCTCAAGGGACTTCAACGCTGGTCCAGTTACCGACATCCG CCTGCCAGCAGCGAAGAGAGCGCTGTGCCGCCAACCTCCAGAGAACAGCCGAACGACGTCAGCAGGATGTTGCGTATCTTGTCGTTCGTAGCACTCTTTATTCTCGCCGCAGTAGTAATTATAATACTGCTGTTGCCGCAATCGCGCCAGACCAATGGGGATAAAAAGGCAGTCTGCTCTACGGCTGACTGCATCTACCATGCACACGTCCTGGGCCTGAACCGCAGCCGAAGAGCCACACCGTGCGAGGATTTCGGACGCTTTGTATGCTCTGGTTGGGACAACAAGTACCGCGATATCGCATTCACGGTCCAAATGGATGCCATAATGGATTGGATCGCGCGTTTAACGCAATCTAGCCGTCGTGCCAACTGGACGGCAAACGTTTCTGGCAGACCTCTGAACATGATGCGGGAGTGCTTGCGAAGCATCAACAGCAAAGACGACGTCCGAGAATTGGTGAGTTTCGTCAGTGGTCGCACATTTTCTTGGCCCACAAGAGACTGGCACGAAACAGGGCCGGTCAAGCCGTGGTATCCCTTGCGAGCTCTACTGGAACTGGCCGTGTTATGGGGACTTCCGCTGTGGTTTCGCGTCGACCTTGTACCCAGCTATCTGGAACATCGAAGAAGCCTTGTCGTTATCAGTCCATCACCGTTTCCTGCGGCGTTTCACTACCTTCATAGCCGGTTTCTCCGCTATGCTGATGTGTACCCTCTCTACGTGCAAGATTTCATAGACATTATCCTCAGCCATCGGCCTGCAGCACCTGCTTTTGAGGCATTCATACGGGCTAGCGCAGAGATGCAAGGTCACGTTTTCGGGAACATGACTGCAGCGACTGAAGTTGTGCACTTCACACCTAGAATTCTAACCGTTGAAACGCTGCAATCGCTTGTGAAGAACGTGAGCGCCGAAGATTGGATAATCGCTTTTCGGTCCGTTGACACGACACCTCTTCACAACGATAGCCTCATCCTAGCAGCGAGTGAAAGCATCTTGACGGCGATGGACACCCTCTTTGGAGTTTACACAGCGAGAGATATTTGGTTCCACACGGTGTGGTGGTTCGCGCAAGCTATTGGAATTGTAGCTGTCAAGACCCTCTTTTCAGACCTCAAGGTCCATCCACTTGGGAAAGCCCTGCAGTCCATTGTGTGCGCCATGCACGTCGACGGCTCGTATAGTGCGCTTCTCGCCGCCAACTTCAAGTCGCATCTCTCCACCACCGAGCAGCAGACCATCAGGCAACTGTTCGACAACATCCATGCAGTAGCTGTGGAGAAGGTGCGCTCATCCACCCTGCTCACTTCATCCACCAAGTCTGCACTAGCAACGATGCTTGAGAACACCCAAAACATGGTGTGGCCGCAGCATGATTTCGAGAGCAAGGGAGCTCTCGAGAGCTTCTACGGATCAGCTTACGCTAAGGCTGACAGTTTCCTTGGCGAGTGGTTGTGGAGCAGGAAGCAAATGCAGCGAGTCGGGGTCAGCGCTGTGCACACTGAGGCGAGGACTGTGCATAGGCTATCCTTAAGGTACCTTGGTTGGTACGACGTCGCTCTTAACATCATTTCCATCGCACCTGCAGCTCTGGCGCCTCCTTTCTACTACGCCGCTGGTACAAGCGCTATGCTGTACGGGGGGATCGGTTACATTTTCGCTGCACAAACGCTATCCGCTCTGAACACAATGTTCTACCTTTTGAAAGGGGATGAAATCCTTTTGCCAACTGACGTAACCAGTCGCCGTGCTCTGTGGAGCACGTTTTCGTGCTCTTCTAATAACGATACCTACCTGCTATTTCCCGACCTTCCAGCTGTGGACGTAGCTTATTCGGCCTACTTGCAGTATAGAGACCAATCATCTGATCTGCCCCTCCAAGGCTTCAAGAGATACAGCGCCGAGCAGCTCTTTTTCATCAACTACTGCCATGCAGGATGTTACATTGACAATAAGGGCGCTCACGTAAATCCCCTGTGCACCGCCGTTCTAGGCAAGTTCGCCCCTTTCGCCATGGCGTTCTCTTGTCCGCCGGGATCAGCAATGAACTCTGGTGACAGGTGCAGCTACTTTTGA